The following are encoded in a window of Panicum virgatum strain AP13 chromosome 5N, P.virgatum_v5, whole genome shotgun sequence genomic DNA:
- the LOC120675031 gene encoding leucine-rich repeat receptor protein kinase HPCA1-like has protein sequence MNNWKNGPQSWTGSTDPCSSWDGISCSNGRVTEVRLPSMNLQGTLSEAIGQLSALTFLDLSNNLNLGGPLTPKIGNLKKLTTLILLGCSFSGNIPREIGNLSQLTFQALNSNKFTGGIPPTLGLLPNLIWLDMSANQLTGQIPVSPGLNQLVKAKHFHFSENQLTGPMSESLFNGNMNLVHVIFDNNNFTGPIPESLGEVISLQIIRLDHNRFSGPVPDSIGNLSNLMELFMENDDLTGTIPSALFSLPNLQQVSLARNAFSGKLDMTGNISSQLRAVNLTNNQIIEADVTRYSNSLILSGNPVCFDNTSFCTLKQKQQVPYATNLGPCTAIPCPTDQSASPVTSQNCACTNPFQGLMIFRAPAFSDVTNPTMFQILESTLWLNLSLAPGSIALSNVEFSPGAPLTFTVKIFPVSGTSFNRSDVIRISTALGNQIFKAPTAFGPYSFIASTYFPGPSNKKSSMGKGAIIGTAIAGCVLFVGFILAAMYALRQRRIAKKAVERTTNPFASWGAGGTDNGDAPQLKGARYFSFEELKKCTNNFSEINEIGSGGYGKVYKGTLANGQIAAIKRAQQGSMQGVAEFKNEIELLSRVHHKNLVSLVGFCYEQGEQMLVYEYIPYGTLRENLMGKGVSLDWKKRLRIAIGSAKGLAYLHELADPPIIHRDIKSTNILLDESLNAKVADFGLSKLVSDTQKGHVSTQVKGTLGYLDPEYYMTQQLSEKSDVYSFGVVLLELITARQPIEKGRYIVREIRTAIDQYDQEYYGLKGLIDPKIQDSAKLIGFRRFVQLAMECVEESGVDRPTMNDVVKELETIIQNEGAQLLNSVSLSVENFGDAKYQDPYAEHLPMNDESSSNTFDYNSVYSYSAVQPK, from the exons ATGAATAACTGGAAGAATGGACCACAAAGTTGGACAGGTTCAACTGATCCCTGCAGCTCCTGGGATGGAATTTCCTGTTCTAATGGAAGGGTGACAGAAGT GAGATTACCAAGCATGAACCTGCAAGGTACATTAAGCGAAGCCATAGGCCAACTATCTGCTTTGACGTTTCT GGATCTGTCTAACAACCTAAATCTCGGGGGTCCACTTACTCCAAAAATTGGAAATCTGAAGAAGCTTACAACTCT GATTTTGCTTGGATGCAGCTTCAGTGGTAATATCCCAAGAGAGATAGGCAACTTATCGCAGCTCACATTCCA AGCACTAAACTCAAATAAGTTCACTGGTGGAATTCCACCAACACTTGGCCTTCTTCCAAATCTTATCTGGTTAGACATGTCCGCAAATCAGCTCACAGGACAAATACCCGTTTCTCCAGGGTTGAATCAACTCGTCAAAGCTAAGCATTT CCACTTCAGTGAAAACCAGCTGACAGGCCCAATGAGTGAAAGCCTTTTCAATGGCAACATGAACCTTGTACATGT GATATTTGACAACAACAACTTTACTGGACCAATCCCAGAATCTCTTGGAGAAGTCATATCACTTCAAATAAT CCGACTAGATCATAACCGGTTCAGTGGTCCAGTTCCTGATAGTATTGGCAACCTAAGTAATCTGATGGAACT ATTTATGGAAAATGATGATCTCACTGGAACAATCCCTAGTGCTCTGTTCAGTTTACCCAACCTGCAGCAAGT ATCACTAGCTAGGAATGCATTCAGTGGGAAACTTGATATGACAGGTAACATCAGCTCACAGTTGCGGGCTGTCAACTTGACAAATAATCAAATCATAGAGGCTGATGTAACAAGATACAGCAACAGCCTTAT ATTATCAGGGAATCCAGTATGCTTCGATAACACTAGTTTCTGCACACTCAAGCAAAAGCAGCAAGTGCCATATGCCACTAACCTTGGCCCATGTACTGCCATTCCATGCCCCACTGATCAGTCAGCAAGTCCAGTCACTTCACAGAACTGCGCATGCACCAACCCCTTTCAGGGTTTGATGATCTTCCGAGCACCTGCCTTCTCTGATGTCACAAACCCCACAATGTTCCAAATTCTGGAGTCAACACTTTGGCTGAACCTCAGCCTGGCACCAGGATCAATTGCCCTTTCAAATGTAGAGTTCAGTCCAGGAGCACCTCTAACATTCACAGTGAAGATTTTTCCGGTCAGTGGAACGAGCTTCAATCGCTCAGATGTTATAAGAATCAGTACTGCCCTGGGCAACCAAATTTTTAAAGCCCCAACTGCATTTGGACCATACAGCTTCATAGCAAGCACTTACTTTCCAG GTCCCAGCAATAAAAAATCCTCAATGGGCAAAGGTGCAATAATTGGAACCGCAATCGCGGGCTGTGTCCTTTTTGTCGGATTTATTCTGGCAGCAATGTACGCTCTACGACAGAGAAGGATAGCCAAGAAGGCAGTAGAGCGAACTACAAATCCTTTTG CATCATGGGGAGCTGGTGGTACAGACAACGGAGATGCACCACAACTGAAGGGTGCAAGATACTTTTCATTCGAGGAATTGAAaaaatgcaccaataatttCTCGGAAATCAATGAAATAGGATCTGGTGGATATGGGAAG GTGTACAAAGGGACACTCGCAAACGGGCAAATAGCTGCAATAAAACGAGCACAACAAGGATCCATGCAAGGTGTAGCTGAGTTCAAGAATGAGATAGAACTGCTCTCCAGGGTTCATCACAAGAACCTTGTGAGCCTAGTGGGTTTCTGCTACGAACAAGGGGAACAGATGTTGGTTTACGAATATATCCCTTATGGGACACTAAGGGAGAACCTCATGG GTAAAGGAGTGAGCTTGGATTGGAAGAAGCGCCTCAGAATTGCCATTGGCTCAGCAAAAGGACTAGCATACCTCCACGAACTTGCTGATCCGCCAATCATACACAGAGATATCAAATCAACCAATATCCTTTTGGATGAAAGTCTCAATGCAAAGGTTGCTGATTTTGGTCTTTCAAAACTAGTATCTGACACACAAAAGGGTCACGTTTCTACCCAAGTAAAGGGAACACTG GGCTATTTGGATCCTGAATATTACATGACACAACAGCTTTCTGAGAAGAGTGACGTCTACAGCTTCGGAGTTGTGCTGCTAGAACTAATAACTGCCAGGCAGCCCATAGAGAAAGGCAGGTACATTGTCCGTGAGATCAGGACAGCAATAGATCAGTATGACCAAGAATACTATGGCTTGAAGGGCCTAATTGATCCAAAAATTCAGGATTCAGCTAAATTAATTGGCTTCAGGAGATTTGTGCAGTTGGCTATGGAATGTGTGGAAGAGTCTGGTGTTGACCGCCCAACAATGAATGATGTTGTGAAGGAACTTGAGACCATCATCCAGAATGAAGGTGCACAATTGTTAAACTCAGTATCTTTATCAGTTGAAAATTTTGGAGATGCAAAGTACCAAGATCCTTATGCAGAACATTTGCCCATGAATGATGAAAGCAGTAGCAACACCTTTGATTACAACAGTGTATATTCATACTCAGCTGTTCAACCAAAGTAG